One Thunnus maccoyii chromosome 14, fThuMac1.1, whole genome shotgun sequence genomic window carries:
- the LOC121911444 gene encoding cytochrome c oxidase assembly protein COX15 homolog, which yields MLPVSKMAETKRLMQLRRFAKGTGGLVFLTALSSAFVAGLDAGLVYNSFPKMGDRWIPDDLLAFSPALKNFFENPTTMQFDHRVLMAVDSFQLGRA from the exons ATGCTGCCTGTCAGCAAG atggCAGAGACCAAACGTCTAATGCAGCTCAGGAGGTTTGCCAAGGGTACTGGTGGACTCGTCTTCCTCACTGCTCTTTCCA GTGCTTTTGTTGCTGGTTTGGATGCTGGGCTGGTGTATAACTCCTTCCCTAAGATGGGAGATCGATGGATCCCTGATGATCTGCTGGCCTTTTCCCCTGCCCTCAAGAACTTCTTTGAAAACCCCACGACAATGCAGTTCGACCACAGAGTTTTG ATGGCGGTAGATTCATTTCAACTGGGCAGGGCATGA